The Microcystis panniformis FACHB-1757 region ATTGATACAATTGCCGGTGGCTATCTTTTGCCGGTAGCCAAATAGTAGGGTGGGTTAGGCGATGACAAATGAGACAGTTAAGCAACTAATAAGGTATTCGCCATAACCCACCAATCTGTTGATTTTGATCCTAATACTGAATTGCTAGAATTTGGTATTGTATGTATCGGTGATTTCTCGGAAAGTTGATGTGTCTCTATGAATATATATCTAGATTTATTAAAGAGTGAGTTTCGACAATTTTGCTTAGAATATAGATATTATATTGATCAAATAGATAGTTGGTTTACGGAGGCGGGATTTGATAAATACGAGCCTCGTGCATCTACGCGCCTAGAGCAATTGAATGGATACTACTCAAAGATTGATTGGGAAAATCAAAACGATATTCAGAAATTTCTGAAAGTAATTGAATCAATACTTTTATACAAAAGTTATTATATTAAGGAAGAGCATAAGCAAACTTTAAGAGAAATTTGTAAAAAAAGTGGTTTGGAAGTTGATATTAATGGCTACACAATTCATTTAACCAAAAAACTAGGACATCAAAATATCAAAAATATTATTTTTGCCTCTAATTCTTTTAAACCAGAAATTATTTTTTCAGATTCACTTAGCAATGATATTGAAATTACGAAGTATAAAGAATCCTGTTTGATCTATGATAAGCCGATTCAAAGTCATGGATTATTATGGATAGAGTTAATTGATTGGTGGAAAGAGTATAAAAAAATTATTAGCTGGTCAAATTCAGAAGCGGCAGCTCCTCTTTACAAACGACTTAAAGAATCCTTGCAAAATAATGGAGTAGAATCTAGATTTTTTGACACTTACTATAACAACGAGCAATTATGTCGTCGTTGGGGTGAAAATTCGCCCGCTCTACTGCCACAAGTTTATTTACATTATGATCCCTATACTATCAAAGAACTCAAAAGATATAACAATGGGAGAAGATTGATAAGACAACGTATGGATTTTTTATTATTATTGCCAAAATCAAAAAGAATTGTTATCGAGATTGATGGTAAACAACATTATGCTGATGGAGAATATGCGAAGCCTCAGCTTTATGCAGAAATGGTAGCTGAAGATAGAAAGTTAAAATTGCTAGGTTATGAAGTTTATCGATTTGGAGCTTCTGAAATTATGCAAGAAACCTATGAGTGTATAGTAGTAGATTTTTTCCAAAAACTTTTTGATTTTTATGATATAAACCTTGATTTTTGAAGAATAAGAATAGGGTGGATTTGATGGTTCTTATAATTATAGCCTAAAGTAGGATTACGGAAGGGTCATGCTTGGTGCTGAGTTTAATTGCCTTCCATATATTGAAGTAAAACTTTGTTTATTAGGGTTTTACAGTTAATCATAGCACCAACCGCAAGAGCGATCAAGCAGGGAAAACAATTAATTCCACGGATTAGACAAGAATTACCTAAGGTCAAACAACAGCAAGAACTTTTAGAATTGATAGAGACAATTTTGGTTTATAAGTTACCCCAAGTCAGTAGAAAGGAGATAGAAGCGATGTTTAGTTTAAGCGATTTAAAACAAACTAAAGTTTATCAGGAAGCTTTAGAGGAAGGTAGAGAGGAAGGTAGAGAGGAAGGCAGAGAGGAAGGTAGAGAGGAAGGTAGAGAGGAAGGCCGACAAGAAGGCGAATTAGCGGCAAAATTAGCCTCTATTCCTCGTTTATTGGCATTAGGATTAAACTTTGAACAGATAGCACAGGCTTTAGAATTAGATATCGAACAGGTTAGACAAGCAACTCAAAGGGAATAGGAAAGGTTCAAAGCGATCGCACTAAGGTTAGATAGCGTATCATGCTAAACGACTTTTGTGCTATAGCAGAGAGACTAGCTGTGTCATCATTAGACATCTCCGAAAACGCAGGGACAATTCATGAATTTTACTCCAAAAATGTAGGGACAATTCATGAATTGTCCCTACCAACGGTTTCAGATTACGCATATTTAATTTTCGGAAATATCTATTCTCTATCATCTGGGATTATTGGCATATCTGTAATGATTTGATGGCAGGGAAAACAATTAATTCCACGGATTAGACAAGAATTCCCTAATCTCAAACAACAGCAAGAACTTTGGCTCTTCTGGTTTCTGTGTGGAAACGAGGTCTATACTGATAGAATATCCGCAAAATAGCCCTAAAAGTCTTGCCCGATAAGCATTTCACGATTCCATAAGCAAAAATTATCACACAAAGTCGAGAAGAGCCGAACTTTTAGAATTGATA contains the following coding sequences:
- a CDS encoding DUF559 domain-containing protein, which translates into the protein MNIYLDLLKSEFRQFCLEYRYYIDQIDSWFTEAGFDKYEPRASTRLEQLNGYYSKIDWENQNDIQKFLKVIESILLYKSYYIKEEHKQTLREICKKSGLEVDINGYTIHLTKKLGHQNIKNIIFASNSFKPEIIFSDSLSNDIEITKYKESCLIYDKPIQSHGLLWIELIDWWKEYKKIISWSNSEAAAPLYKRLKESLQNNGVESRFFDTYYNNEQLCRRWGENSPALLPQVYLHYDPYTIKELKRYNNGRRLIRQRMDFLLLLPKSKRIVIEIDGKQHYADGEYAKPQLYAEMVAEDRKLKLLGYEVYRFGASEIMQETYECIVVDFFQKLFDFYDINLDF